One Carya illinoinensis cultivar Pawnee chromosome 5, C.illinoinensisPawnee_v1, whole genome shotgun sequence genomic window, CTCTTTTATTTCACATTTTATATGCCTGCCTATAGCTGATAATGTTGTGAAAGTTACCGTCCCTCCCGTGCAAAAAATCACATTCCCATCTCTCTCTGCCACCGAAGTCCACCCTCCACCTCTCTTATTGACGACAGAGCTCCTATCCCAGAAACAACATTGGTCTTTGTGAAGCATCCAATGTGACCCCGCCCTCCCGTAACTCTTCCCCTACCCCTCTTCCACCTCGAAATACCTTACGGCTCTATCCTCCACCTCTCTTGTTGACAACATAAGCCATCTCTCATAACCATGATGGCTAACACCCTTGAGATGATTAGGTATGGACCAACCACATTGTGGTGTTCGAAGCTCAGCCACCCTATGGTGGTTGtgccatttttaaaaaaataataataaatggtgACAAAGCTCCAAGAAATTCGTGGAGCCTATATAAATAGTGCAAATTCTATTTGGCCATGATAGAATATACATCAGTCCATATTTgtagaaaattttatatattattgtacAAATCAATGCAAATTACCCTAATTATTTTTAGATAAGAGTTGCAAGTATGAGAGAAAAATAAGTTCAAGAGTCATTCAGTAAAAGCAAGAAGTGAATGTTTCTCGATATAAAAATCAAACCATAATGACCGATGTTGTGGTGGGCGAAGGTTGTAATGGgcaatggaacaaataagagaGAAATAGCTTTATGGGGACGACGTAAATTGTAGAGTGTGATAGCGTTGTTTAGTTATGGCGACGACAAACCTAGTTTGATGCGGTGGTGGTCTGGGTTTCCAATGTGAAGATAAAGATAATCATTTATCTTCTCAAATTTAGAGTagtctaataaaataaaatcaaattattgtgCTTAGTGTAAAACTTCATACATAACATATTATGATTGGGAGCTGTTAAACACCAACATCAGCCGGACCACCAAAAGACGAACTGAAAAGAAACTGGAAACACACTCCAGGTGGTAGACACATAGTAGCTAAGTAAGTCACGCGCTCAATTCTACCGCTACAAAGAAGACAAGTGTCGTCTCCATATTGCACCCCAGTAATCACATTTACCACGCGCTTAAAAAGGCGTGGACCCACGCACCACACAACCCATTCCCTCTCCCTCCCGCTTCCAAAACTCTCTTCTAAACCCGGAAAACACACACACAGCCGTGGGTTCAAAACTCACACTCCTATCCGTCGGCTCTGTCTCTATCTCAAAATCTCTTCGAAATTCGTATCTAAATCGAAACCGAAAAcgacgagaaaaaaaaaaaaagaatactcATTGAGATATAAACCATGGAAACGCCTACAATCAAGCACCCAAATCCGAACCAAACGGCAAAAGTACTTGATTTTCCTTTGAAATCCCACACCAACTCACACTCTCATTCTCCAACCTTTCTCCAGCACAACGGCTTCAACTCCACCGAGCTCCCAATCTCCGACATAGAGATGATAGCCATACAGTCCGTGGAGTACACGAGTCTCAAGGACCTGTTGCCGCTGTCGAGCTTGTCACCGACACACAATTCGAGCTGGTACGACGAGATCCCGATCAAGAATCCGCTGGTCAAGCACGCGGCTCTGGCTTATCTCCAGCCCATGTCGACGCCTCGAGAGGCCGGGGACAAGGGCTTCTTCGGGAGGCTCAGGGAGCAATATTGCTCTTGCGAGGGCGGTTGCTTATGGTGGCTCGGTTATGTCGTTTCGATAATTAAGGAAGCGTTTCGAGAGAGAAGAGATATTCTGTACTATGCTGAGGATGAAGGGGAAGaagatgaggatgatgatgacgatgatgagaAGGTTGACTGAGATAGAAAAACAGAGTGCAGAGATGCTTTTTTGCAACCATGGAGGTTTGACCGGTGGATAGGAATTTCTTCAATTTGTGAATAGATTTTCTttctcaacaataaaataattaatatttttgtataacTTCTCTTATACCCTTTGGGCGGTTGATTTTTGTATGTAAATACAGGATTATTGATTGtgttcaaacaattaaaatatatagaactcTATGTATTCGTGGCGTAGAGTTGAATTTTTTTGCTATATTATATGGCccttttatcaattttttttatcatatgatTGTCGTTGCTCTAAAGTTTGTTCAGCTGCTAACACatggaatgattttttttcctttttttaatattgaaagAAGAATAAGATAAGAACAAAAtcagtttgtttttttggaCAATAAAGAAAGCTGTATCATGAGTCATTCATGATCAAGAATGAATTTTTGCAAGTTGAAGGGTTGTTAACGATTGCAAAGTCAATTTGATAGGACGGCATCAATGATTATAATCCGCTATCCATAACATTTTTCCTACCGGTTGTGATAAGAACTTGAGGAAGCATTACTGTTCTCTTTTCAATTAATATCATCCAAAGCATAAACTAGGATTCCATCTTAATTGGTATCAAAGTGTCGTGGGATTTATCAcatatc contains:
- the LOC122309359 gene encoding uncharacterized protein LOC122309359, with the translated sequence METPTIKHPNPNQTAKVLDFPLKSHTNSHSHSPTFLQHNGFNSTELPISDIEMIAIQSVEYTSLKDLLPLSSLSPTHNSSWYDEIPIKNPLVKHAALAYLQPMSTPREAGDKGFFGRLREQYCSCEGGCLWWLGYVVSIIKEAFRERRDILYYAEDEGEEDEDDDDDDEKVD